A portion of the Krasilnikovia cinnamomea genome contains these proteins:
- the pgsA gene encoding phosphatidylinositol phosphate synthase: MAKIFTGTARAVVSHGVDPTARFLLRLGVTPNAVTVAGTVGVLAGSTVAAFGHLFWGVWIVTACALTDALDGTMARMSGGTSRFGALLDSSMDRIADAAVFGAVTFYLAERGNPYGGVVAALLCLASGQVVSYVKARAQSLGLDADVGIAERLERLLIVGVGGLLSSAGLLWGLPVMLWLLAVLSIITVFQRLTHAARSARTPTP; encoded by the coding sequence ATGGCAAAGATCTTCACCGGAACCGCCCGTGCGGTCGTGTCGCACGGCGTCGACCCGACCGCCCGGTTCCTGCTGCGCCTCGGCGTCACCCCCAACGCGGTCACCGTGGCCGGCACCGTCGGGGTGCTCGCCGGCTCGACCGTCGCCGCGTTCGGCCACCTGTTCTGGGGCGTCTGGATCGTCACCGCCTGCGCGCTGACGGACGCGCTGGACGGCACGATGGCCCGGATGAGCGGCGGCACCAGCAGGTTCGGGGCGCTGCTCGACTCGTCCATGGACCGCATCGCCGACGCGGCCGTCTTCGGCGCCGTCACCTTCTATCTGGCCGAGCGCGGCAACCCGTACGGGGGAGTGGTGGCCGCGCTGCTGTGCCTCGCCTCCGGCCAGGTGGTCTCGTACGTCAAGGCCCGCGCGCAGAGCCTCGGCCTGGACGCCGACGTCGGCATCGCCGAACGCCTCGAACGGCTGCTCATCGTCGGCGTCGGCGGCCTGCTCTCCAGCGCGGGCCTGCTCTGGGGCCTGCCCGTCATGCTGTGGCTGCTGGCGGTGCTCTCGATCATCACGGTGTTCCAGCGGCTCACGCACGCCGCCCGCTCGGCGCGGACCCCCACCCCGTGA
- a CDS encoding phosphatidylinositol mannoside acyltransferase codes for MSRAQDRLAELGYAAGWRLVRALPQRAAEALFRAGADRAYRGDGRGTQRLRHNLRQVVGPDLPEADLDELVRAGLRSYARYWMEAFRLPSRTPAQHLDGFRLAQADELAELLNHGRGAVLALPHVANWDAAAAWVSANGWRLVTVAERLKPESVFRRFVEYREKLGMEVLALTGGQRHPLDVLAERATQGYAVALLADRDLSARGVEVNFFGGRTRMPPGPALVALRTGAPLYAVDMWFTPERTEASMRRIPLPGPDEGPLTARVRVATQRLADAFAEGIAAHPQDWHMLQKLWLDTPARTGRA; via the coding sequence GTGAGCAGGGCCCAGGACCGGCTCGCCGAGTTGGGGTACGCGGCGGGCTGGCGGCTCGTCCGCGCCCTGCCCCAGCGCGCCGCCGAGGCGCTGTTCCGCGCCGGCGCGGACCGGGCGTACCGCGGCGACGGGCGTGGCACCCAGCGCCTGCGCCACAACCTGCGCCAGGTCGTCGGGCCGGACCTGCCGGAGGCGGACCTGGACGAACTCGTCCGGGCTGGACTGCGCTCCTACGCCCGGTACTGGATGGAGGCGTTCCGGCTCCCGTCGCGCACCCCAGCGCAGCATCTCGACGGCTTCCGGCTGGCCCAGGCCGACGAACTGGCCGAGCTGCTGAACCACGGCCGCGGGGCGGTCCTCGCGCTGCCGCACGTCGCCAACTGGGACGCCGCGGCCGCCTGGGTGTCCGCCAACGGCTGGCGGCTGGTCACGGTCGCGGAACGGCTCAAGCCCGAAAGCGTGTTCCGGCGCTTCGTCGAGTACCGGGAAAAGCTCGGCATGGAGGTGCTGGCGCTGACCGGCGGGCAGCGCCACCCGCTGGACGTGCTCGCCGAACGGGCCACCCAGGGGTACGCGGTGGCCCTGCTGGCCGACCGTGACCTGTCCGCGCGCGGCGTCGAGGTGAACTTCTTCGGCGGCCGCACCCGGATGCCCCCCGGCCCGGCCCTGGTGGCGCTGCGCACCGGCGCGCCACTGTACGCCGTGGACATGTGGTTCACCCCCGAGCGCACCGAGGCCAGCATGCGCCGCATTCCGCTGCCCGGACCGGACGAGGGGCCGCTGACCGCGCGGGTCCGCGTGGCCACCCAGCGCCTCGCCGACGCGTTCGCCGAGGGGATCGCCGCGCACCCGCAGGACTGGCACATGCTGCAGAAGCTGTGGCTGGACACGCCCGCGCGCACGGGCCGGGCCTGA